From a region of the Halorubrum sp. BV1 genome:
- a CDS encoding methyl-accepting chemotaxis protein has translation MAESGVASETTTNQPQGAAEKLREIVRYIPDGSSMPEEMWRPRHRNIMILIAVQVPLLIALGLYSGTESITGAQIPATPLWMLGGFAAVILGTAGLANVSRFSRRQRTVLTTLSLMSVSMVLVKLSGGYIEAHFSFFVFVAVIALYEDWVPFAVGVGYVAIGHGAFSLIDSSLVYNHTAAIENPIIWGGIHAFFVLGLVGALIVNWYSIEKSREEAQRQLDLVAEQKSEIQDVEEAKAEVEKRREEVEWLNQHLEAKADDYSAVMDLAADGDLTVRLDAESESEAMEQIGSAFNEMMDEIETTMQDVQSFAGEVSAASEKTVDGVNTAEARSEDVSRSVTEIAEGADEQREMLEQVSGEMNNLSATIEEVASSTETVADAAQQTASIADKGQDTASEAIDSVRGSQDAIDETAEKVRVLDERMEDIGEIVDLISDIAEQTNLLALNANIEAARAGGTGGGSDGFAVVADEVKQLAEETQEAAQEIEELIAGTQAQTQATVDEVRTAEEHMEEGAEAVRDAADAFAEVADNAGETDDGIREISKATDDQAASTEETVSMVEEVAGISRSTADEADDVSEAADEQLAAMSQATAEAGSLAEQADRLRALLRKFDVGSESPDDPTATGTRTVAMGDGGQSD, from the coding sequence ATGGCAGAGTCAGGAGTCGCGTCGGAAACGACGACCAACCAACCACAGGGGGCAGCCGAGAAGTTACGCGAGATTGTCAGGTACATTCCGGACGGAAGCTCGATGCCCGAGGAGATGTGGCGGCCGCGCCACCGGAACATCATGATTCTGATCGCGGTGCAGGTGCCGCTCCTCATCGCCCTGGGGCTGTACAGCGGAACCGAATCGATCACCGGGGCGCAGATCCCCGCGACGCCGCTGTGGATGCTCGGCGGCTTCGCCGCAGTCATCCTCGGCACCGCGGGGCTGGCAAACGTCTCCCGGTTCAGCCGACGCCAGCGGACGGTGCTCACGACGTTGAGCCTCATGTCCGTCTCGATGGTGTTGGTGAAGCTATCGGGCGGTTACATCGAGGCGCACTTCAGCTTCTTCGTGTTCGTCGCGGTGATCGCGCTGTACGAGGACTGGGTCCCGTTCGCCGTCGGCGTCGGATACGTGGCGATCGGTCACGGCGCGTTCAGCCTGATCGATTCGAGCCTCGTCTACAACCACACCGCGGCGATCGAGAACCCGATCATCTGGGGCGGCATTCACGCGTTCTTTGTCCTCGGGCTCGTGGGTGCGCTGATCGTCAACTGGTACTCCATCGAGAAGTCGCGCGAGGAGGCGCAGCGCCAACTCGACCTCGTCGCAGAGCAGAAATCGGAGATACAGGACGTAGAAGAGGCGAAAGCGGAGGTGGAAAAGCGCCGCGAGGAGGTCGAGTGGCTCAATCAGCACCTCGAAGCCAAGGCCGACGACTACAGCGCGGTGATGGACCTCGCGGCCGACGGCGACCTCACGGTCCGGTTGGACGCCGAAAGCGAGAGCGAGGCCATGGAGCAGATCGGTTCCGCGTTCAACGAGATGATGGACGAGATCGAGACGACGATGCAGGACGTCCAGTCGTTCGCCGGCGAGGTGTCCGCGGCCAGCGAAAAGACGGTCGATGGCGTGAACACGGCCGAGGCGCGCAGCGAAGACGTGAGCCGGTCCGTCACGGAGATCGCCGAGGGAGCCGACGAGCAGCGCGAGATGCTCGAACAGGTCTCTGGCGAGATGAACAACCTCTCTGCGACCATCGAAGAGGTCGCGTCCTCGACGGAGACCGTCGCGGACGCGGCCCAGCAGACGGCGTCGATCGCCGACAAGGGACAGGACACCGCGAGCGAGGCGATCGACAGCGTCCGAGGGTCACAGGACGCGATAGACGAGACGGCAGAAAAGGTCAGAGTCCTCGACGAGCGGATGGAGGACATCGGTGAGATCGTCGACCTGATAAGCGACATCGCGGAGCAGACGAACCTGCTCGCGTTGAACGCGAACATCGAGGCCGCGCGGGCCGGCGGCACCGGCGGCGGAAGCGACGGATTCGCCGTCGTCGCCGACGAGGTGAAACAGCTCGCCGAAGAGACCCAAGAGGCGGCCCAAGAGATAGAAGAGCTCATCGCCGGCACGCAGGCGCAGACGCAGGCGACGGTCGATGAGGTCCGGACCGCCGAGGAGCACATGGAAGAGGGTGCCGAGGCCGTCAGGGACGCCGCAGACGCCTTCGCCGAGGTGGCGGACAACGCGGGCGAGACCGACGACGGGATCCGCGAGATCAGCAAGGCGACGGACGATCAGGCCGCGAGCACCGAGGAGACGGTGTCGATGGTCGAGGAGGTGGCGGGGATCAGCCGCTCGACCGCCGACGAGGCTGACGACGTCAGCGAGGCGGCAGACGAACAGCTCGCCGCCATGTCGCAGGCGACCGCGGAGGCCGGGTCGCTCGCCGAACAGGCCGATCGGCTCCGGGCGCTCCTCCGGAAGTTCGACGTCGGATCGGAGTCGCCCGACGACCCGACAGCGACCGGGACGCGCACCGTCGCGATGGGTGACGGCGGGCAGTCCGACTAA
- a CDS encoding DUF2240 family protein, whose translation MSLEVAVAAPFKQRAKERLGEGEFVVALSLDRDWFSPDQAKRLVDVAVGRGLLDAVDGDLVTQFDPDDVVIPEGFTPDESILREQSTFETALDAIVSAGVEKQRAVAGINERQRTLAVTIEAAAVLYAKEHGAPVERLAADVRDNLAEGNGGGGEEEKANGGTEEKANGGTEEKANGGTEDGADEPTGGA comes from the coding sequence ATGAGCCTAGAGGTCGCCGTCGCCGCCCCGTTCAAACAGCGAGCGAAAGAGCGGCTGGGCGAAGGCGAGTTCGTCGTCGCGCTGTCGCTCGATCGCGACTGGTTCTCGCCGGACCAGGCGAAGCGGCTCGTCGACGTCGCCGTCGGCCGCGGGCTCCTCGACGCGGTCGACGGCGACCTCGTGACGCAGTTCGACCCCGACGACGTGGTGATTCCGGAGGGATTCACGCCCGACGAGTCCATCCTCCGCGAGCAGTCCACCTTCGAGACTGCGCTCGACGCGATCGTCTCCGCGGGCGTCGAAAAACAGCGCGCGGTCGCCGGCATCAACGAGCGCCAGCGGACGCTCGCGGTCACCATCGAGGCCGCCGCGGTGCTGTACGCGAAAGAGCACGGTGCTCCGGTCGAGCGTCTCGCGGCCGACGTCCGAGACAACCTCGCAGAAGGCAACGGTGGAGGCGGCGAGGAGGAGAAAGCGAACGGCGGTACCGAGGAGAAAGCGAACGGCGGTACCGAGGAGAAAGCGAACGGCGGTACCGAGGACGGAGCGGACGAACCGACGGGGGGCGCGTGA
- a CDS encoding Na+/H+ antiporter NhaC family protein has product MTDAFTPTTYDDLDPDRRPSLAAALLPIVAVVAFLGVGSAVLGLDPHAPLLWSIAAVGGFGLWLGYDWDELFDGIANGLVMGLQALLIIFTIYGLIATWVSAGTIPGLMYYGLEVLSPATFLPAAAVVAAVVAFAIGSSWTTVGTLGVAFVGIGAGLGVPAPMTVGAVLSGAYAGDKQSPLSDTTNLAAGVTNTDLYAHIRRMRTGTVAAFGVAVLGFLALGLRASGEIPAGRIAEIQGALGETYAITVVAFVPLAVTFGLALRGYAALPTLVAGVFAGVFTTVLVQGAGFVAAWDTFMYGTAPESGSDLVNDLLATGGLTGSAWTITVVVAALSLGGILERTGVLAVIAHAFTSAVRSAGVLVAGTGVSAIVINALTAQQYMSIVLPSVTLRNTYDEFALDSDQLSRAVEAAGTPTGALFPWHAGAVYMTGVTGVPTLEYAPYFLFAFLSPLALFAMAATGHTIESTPTADAVETSVEDPPRSGETGAAGAATDDD; this is encoded by the coding sequence ATGACAGACGCGTTTACCCCAACCACGTACGACGACCTCGACCCGGATCGCCGACCCAGCCTCGCGGCGGCGCTGCTACCGATCGTCGCCGTCGTGGCGTTTCTCGGCGTCGGGTCGGCCGTGCTGGGGCTCGACCCGCACGCCCCGCTGCTCTGGAGTATCGCCGCGGTCGGCGGGTTCGGTCTCTGGCTCGGCTACGACTGGGACGAGCTGTTCGACGGTATCGCGAACGGGCTCGTGATGGGCCTGCAGGCGTTGTTGATCATCTTCACGATCTACGGGCTGATCGCCACGTGGGTCAGCGCCGGCACGATTCCAGGGCTGATGTACTACGGACTGGAGGTCCTCTCGCCGGCGACGTTCCTCCCCGCGGCCGCGGTCGTCGCCGCCGTCGTCGCGTTCGCTATCGGCTCCTCGTGGACCACCGTGGGCACGCTCGGCGTCGCGTTCGTGGGAATCGGCGCGGGGCTCGGCGTCCCTGCACCGATGACGGTCGGAGCGGTGCTCTCCGGGGCGTACGCGGGCGACAAGCAGTCGCCGCTCTCTGACACGACGAACCTCGCCGCGGGCGTGACGAACACCGACCTGTACGCGCACATCCGGCGGATGCGGACCGGTACGGTCGCCGCCTTCGGGGTCGCAGTCCTCGGATTCCTCGCGCTCGGCCTCCGCGCGAGCGGCGAGATCCCGGCCGGTCGGATCGCAGAAATTCAGGGCGCACTCGGCGAGACGTACGCGATCACGGTCGTCGCGTTCGTCCCGCTCGCCGTCACCTTCGGACTGGCGCTTCGCGGGTATGCCGCGCTCCCGACGCTCGTCGCCGGCGTCTTCGCCGGCGTGTTCACGACGGTCCTCGTGCAGGGGGCCGGCTTCGTCGCCGCGTGGGACACGTTCATGTACGGGACCGCCCCCGAATCGGGCTCCGACCTGGTGAACGACCTGCTCGCGACGGGCGGACTCACCGGCTCGGCGTGGACGATCACGGTCGTCGTCGCCGCGCTGTCGCTCGGCGGCATACTGGAGCGCACGGGAGTTCTCGCGGTGATCGCCCACGCGTTCACGTCGGCCGTCCGGAGCGCGGGCGTCCTCGTGGCCGGAACGGGGGTCTCGGCGATCGTCATCAACGCGCTCACCGCTCAACAGTACATGAGCATCGTCCTCCCGAGCGTCACGCTCCGAAACACCTACGACGAGTTCGCGCTCGACAGCGACCAGCTCTCCCGCGCAGTTGAGGCGGCCGGAACGCCGACCGGCGCGCTGTTCCCGTGGCACGCCGGCGCGGTGTACATGACCGGCGTCACCGGCGTCCCGACGCTTGAGTACGCACCGTATTTTTTGTTCGCGTTCTTGTCGCCGCTCGCGCTGTTCGCGATGGCGGCGACCGGCCACACGATCGAGTCGACGCCGACCGCGGACGCAGTCGAGACGTCGGTCGAGGACCCGCCCCGCTCGGGGGAAACGGGAGCCGCCGGAGCCGCGACGGACGACGACTGA
- a CDS encoding GTPase has protein sequence MIFEGLPTTPRSEELVDKAFSRAARAGRAKRGHEAQESMLRTAGNVLSDNLENVVVSWPDFGFDVDPFYYELADAIVDVDRLRQALSQVMWASRQIEDLRDEYTSKIRNSDVDTARKHRKQAFARMADVMDQIEDDLRYIGDSRDQLKVLPDVRPDEPAIVIAGYPNVGKSSFVNRVTRASNEIAEYPFTTKGVQIGHFERNHIRYQIVDTPGLLDRPADERNDIERQAVSALEHLADVVVFMLDPSGDCGYPLDVQLELREEVRELFGEAVPFLTVANKHDRYDAVKAESVDATMSVTEDENVDDVLDMAVEAAAFEPDLPTRDGE, from the coding sequence ATGATATTTGAGGGCCTCCCGACGACGCCCCGCTCGGAGGAACTCGTCGACAAGGCGTTCTCGCGGGCGGCGCGCGCCGGCCGCGCCAAGCGCGGCCACGAGGCGCAAGAATCGATGCTGCGGACCGCCGGCAACGTGCTCTCGGACAACTTGGAGAACGTCGTCGTCTCGTGGCCCGACTTCGGATTCGACGTCGACCCCTTCTACTACGAGCTGGCCGACGCCATCGTCGACGTCGACCGCCTCCGGCAGGCGCTCTCGCAGGTGATGTGGGCGAGCAGACAGATAGAGGATCTGCGCGACGAGTACACCTCCAAGATCCGCAACTCCGACGTCGACACCGCGCGCAAGCACCGCAAACAGGCGTTCGCGCGCATGGCGGACGTGATGGACCAGATCGAAGACGACCTGCGATACATAGGCGACTCGCGCGACCAGCTGAAGGTGCTCCCGGACGTCCGGCCCGACGAGCCCGCCATCGTGATCGCCGGCTACCCGAACGTCGGGAAGTCGTCGTTCGTCAACCGCGTCACCCGCGCGTCCAACGAGATCGCGGAGTATCCGTTCACGACCAAGGGCGTGCAGATCGGGCACTTCGAGCGGAACCACATCCGATACCAGATCGTCGACACCCCCGGGCTGCTCGACCGGCCGGCCGACGAGCGAAACGACATCGAGCGACAGGCGGTGAGCGCCTTAGAGCACCTCGCCGATGTCGTCGTCTTCATGCTCGACCCGTCCGGCGACTGCGGCTATCCGCTCGACGTCCAACTCGAACTCCGCGAGGAGGTCCGCGAGCTGTTCGGCGAGGCCGTCCCGTTCCTCACCGTGGCGAACAAACACGACCGGTACGACGCGGTCAAAGCGGAGTCCGTCGACGCGACGATGAGCGTCACCGAAGACGAGAACGTCGACGACGTCCTCGACATGGCCGTCGAGGCGGCCGCCTTCGAGCCGGACCTGCCGACGCGAGACGGCGAGTAA
- a CDS encoding PLP-dependent cysteine synthase family protein, with protein MNDDVLDGLGSPLVRVDSPSETTVAAKLESRNPGGSAKDRPALYMVEAAEEAGGLKPGDGIVEPTSGNTGIGLAVVGAVKGYDVTLVIPEGKSVERRRLMRAYGATVELVDGDISAAKDRADELERDEGMVQLRQFENPANPRAHYETTGPEVLDQVGDRTVDALVAGVGTGGTITGTGRRLREAFPDVRIDAVEPSDNAVLSGGEPGVDDFQGMGPGFVSPNLDTDLLDTIHTVDIEDAEAECRRLAREEGILVGQSSGASNLAAKDVATELRDSGAYAGEEPLVVTVFWDSGERYLTAGTFDEPSAE; from the coding sequence ATGAACGACGACGTTCTCGACGGGCTGGGGTCGCCGCTCGTGCGCGTGGACTCCCCGTCGGAGACGACGGTGGCCGCGAAGCTCGAATCGCGCAACCCGGGCGGATCGGCGAAGGACCGGCCCGCGCTGTACATGGTGGAGGCGGCCGAGGAGGCCGGCGGCCTGAAGCCCGGCGACGGCATCGTCGAGCCCACCTCCGGTAACACCGGTATCGGGCTGGCGGTGGTCGGCGCGGTGAAGGGATACGACGTGACGCTCGTCATCCCCGAGGGGAAGTCTGTCGAGCGCCGCCGGCTCATGCGCGCGTACGGGGCGACCGTCGAACTCGTCGACGGTGACATCTCCGCGGCGAAAGACCGGGCGGACGAACTGGAGCGCGACGAGGGGATGGTCCAGCTCCGGCAGTTCGAGAACCCCGCCAATCCCCGCGCCCACTACGAGACGACCGGCCCGGAAGTCCTCGATCAGGTCGGCGACCGCACCGTCGACGCGCTCGTCGCCGGCGTCGGCACCGGCGGCACGATCACGGGGACCGGACGCCGGCTCCGCGAGGCGTTCCCCGACGTGCGGATCGACGCGGTCGAGCCCAGCGACAACGCCGTCCTCTCCGGCGGCGAGCCGGGCGTCGACGACTTCCAAGGAATGGGTCCCGGGTTCGTCTCGCCGAACCTCGACACCGACCTCCTCGATACGATCCACACGGTCGACATCGAGGACGCGGAAGCCGAGTGCCGCCGGCTCGCGCGCGAGGAGGGAATACTCGTCGGACAGTCTTCCGGGGCCTCGAACCTCGCGGCCAAGGACGTCGCGACCGAACTCCGCGACTCCGGCGCGTACGCCGGCGAGGAGCCGCTCGTCGTCACCGTCTTCTGGGACAGCGGCGAGCGGTACCTCACGGCCGGCACCTTCGACGAGCCGTCGGCGGAGTGA
- a CDS encoding TatD family hydrolase has product MTDDLDVPVLDNHLHLDPRHGRGIEAVEEFARLGGTHLLVVNKPSWLLGVEPDEPDDFTPVFEETIDVVERATEVLPGRAWPVLGVHPGLIDRLVDDRGFTPGEARDLMQGGLEVASEFVADGAALALKSGRPHYDVSDAVWTASNGVTRRAFELGAECDCAVQLHTEATEDLTDLAAVAAESGMDPERVVKHYAAGELSGATPSVMSDKDRLERAAESGEPFLMETDFVDDPDRPGMVLGPKTVPRRVRWLLERGYDEAVRRAHVETPAAVYGIDTEATLQ; this is encoded by the coding sequence ATGACCGACGACCTCGATGTTCCCGTGCTCGATAATCACCTCCACCTCGACCCGCGCCACGGTCGCGGGATCGAGGCCGTCGAAGAGTTCGCCCGGCTCGGCGGCACCCACCTGCTCGTGGTGAACAAGCCCTCGTGGCTCCTCGGGGTCGAGCCCGACGAGCCCGACGATTTCACCCCCGTCTTCGAGGAGACGATAGACGTGGTCGAGCGCGCGACGGAGGTACTTCCCGGTCGGGCGTGGCCCGTCCTCGGCGTCCACCCCGGACTGATCGACCGACTCGTCGACGATCGGGGATTCACGCCCGGCGAGGCGCGGGACCTCATGCAGGGCGGACTGGAGGTCGCGAGCGAGTTCGTCGCCGACGGCGCTGCGCTCGCGCTCAAGTCCGGACGCCCGCACTACGACGTGAGCGACGCGGTGTGGACGGCCTCGAACGGCGTGACGAGACGCGCGTTCGAACTAGGAGCCGAGTGCGACTGCGCCGTACAGCTTCACACCGAAGCCACCGAAGACCTGACCGATCTGGCCGCCGTCGCGGCAGAGTCCGGGATGGACCCCGAACGCGTCGTGAAACACTACGCGGCCGGCGAACTGTCGGGGGCGACGCCGAGCGTGATGAGTGACAAGGATCGGCTCGAACGGGCTGCGGAGTCGGGCGAGCCCTTCCTGATGGAGACGGACTTCGTCGACGACCCCGACCGCCCCGGGATGGTGCTCGGCCCGAAAACCGTCCCGCGGCGAGTCCGCTGGCTCCTCGAACGGGGGTACGACGAGGCGGTCCGGCGTGCGCACGTCGAGACCCCTGCCGCGGTCTACGGGATCGACACCGAGGCCACGCTTCAGTGA
- a CDS encoding DUF2150 family protein, which produces MTDDDAVETFYTDERWQNWLDRLEEEELDPENEDSARLLLNLQDDAAIAVVKVLAAYDDDRIGEDRAVSEIHDIREIVLAEVSFDDEDKVMLIDGVQTSLVPVFYAAEEYVVGGVVEGDVSEFVRAAADAEAEEDIDAALGYVVQAGTRVIDGEALDIDLVEDLEYGLVSEWVNGLDSLQSAIEDPEVVEEDE; this is translated from the coding sequence ATGACCGACGACGACGCCGTCGAAACGTTCTATACCGACGAACGCTGGCAGAACTGGCTCGACAGGTTAGAGGAAGAAGAGCTCGACCCCGAGAACGAGGACTCGGCACGGCTCCTGTTGAACCTGCAAGACGACGCGGCGATCGCCGTCGTGAAGGTGCTCGCGGCGTACGACGACGACCGCATCGGCGAGGACCGCGCGGTTTCCGAGATCCATGACATCCGCGAGATCGTCCTCGCGGAGGTCTCGTTCGACGACGAGGACAAGGTCATGCTGATCGACGGCGTCCAGACCTCGCTCGTCCCCGTCTTCTACGCGGCCGAGGAGTACGTCGTCGGCGGCGTCGTCGAGGGCGACGTGAGCGAGTTCGTCCGCGCGGCAGCCGACGCCGAGGCCGAAGAGGACATCGACGCCGCGCTCGGCTACGTCGTGCAGGCCGGCACTCGGGTCATCGACGGCGAAGCGCTCGATATCGACCTCGTCGAGGATCTCGAGTACGGGCTCGTCTCCGAGTGGGTCAACGGGCTCGACTCACTGCAGTCGGCCATCGAGGACCCGGAAGTCGTCGAAGAAGACGAGTAA
- a CDS encoding DUF63 family protein — translation MMGGLPLVPAGTTLPPLPYLIAVSIVVGAVGAGLGRRRPTVTDRHVLALAPWMALGSATHVLYVVDALPAVLAPFAGSPTVYLTVGSLAGAAWLASVAIRPQRVPTALAASGACLLAPVVFVALATGLSPDGAFWSGVSLALTLPIAGVAWVGLIRLRPEAAVTGGVGALAVFAHALDGVSTAIGTTQLGFGERTPVSRLLLELGGLPAVPVLGEGWLFLLVKLVVASVVTWLFAAYVRETPTEGFLFLGFVASVGLGPAAHNLLLFAVAA, via the coding sequence CTGATGGGCGGGCTTCCGCTCGTGCCCGCGGGGACGACGCTCCCGCCGCTGCCATATCTGATCGCCGTCTCGATCGTGGTCGGCGCGGTCGGCGCTGGCCTCGGCCGTCGCCGTCCGACCGTCACGGACCGACACGTCCTCGCGCTCGCTCCGTGGATGGCGCTCGGCTCCGCCACGCACGTATTGTACGTCGTCGACGCGCTCCCAGCGGTCCTCGCCCCGTTCGCCGGGTCGCCGACCGTCTACCTCACCGTCGGCTCGCTCGCCGGCGCGGCGTGGCTTGCGAGCGTCGCGATCCGGCCGCAGCGCGTGCCGACCGCCCTCGCCGCGAGCGGCGCATGTCTCCTCGCCCCGGTCGTCTTCGTCGCGCTCGCGACTGGCCTGTCGCCCGACGGCGCGTTCTGGTCCGGCGTGTCGCTGGCGCTGACGCTGCCGATAGCGGGCGTCGCGTGGGTCGGCCTCATTCGGCTCCGACCCGAGGCGGCCGTCACCGGCGGCGTCGGCGCGCTCGCGGTGTTCGCTCACGCGCTCGACGGCGTTTCGACCGCGATCGGCACGACGCAGCTCGGCTTCGGCGAGCGGACGCCCGTCTCGCGGCTCTTACTCGAACTCGGCGGGCTCCCCGCCGTACCCGTCCTCGGCGAGGGATGGCTGTTCCTGCTCGTCAAGCTCGTCGTCGCGAGCGTCGTGACGTGGCTGTTCGCGGCGTACGTCCGGGAGACGCCGACCGAGGGATTCCTGTTCTTGGGCTTCGTCGCGTCCGTGGGGCTCGGTCCCGCGGCGCACAATCTGCTGTTGTTCGCGGTCGCGGCGTGA
- a CDS encoding universal stress protein: MTDLDIDLVLVPVDGSEESHEAVDYAIAVAAEYDASVHALYVLDEDVVRAIDHGVVDEADVADDTEAFTDSVARRAEAAGVPHSNSIAYGFSMSVKTVHPGSVVLDTAEELDSDFIVVPREPVSGDPGEVLGKAAEYVLLYASQPVLSV; this comes from the coding sequence ATGACCGATCTCGACATCGACCTCGTCCTCGTCCCGGTCGACGGCAGCGAGGAGTCACACGAGGCGGTCGACTACGCGATCGCGGTCGCCGCCGAGTACGACGCGAGCGTCCACGCCCTGTACGTGCTCGACGAGGACGTGGTCCGCGCCATCGACCACGGCGTCGTCGACGAGGCCGACGTGGCCGACGACACCGAAGCGTTCACCGACTCCGTGGCTCGCCGCGCCGAGGCCGCGGGCGTCCCCCACAGCAACTCCATCGCGTACGGGTTCTCGATGAGCGTGAAGACCGTCCATCCCGGCAGCGTCGTCCTCGACACCGCAGAGGAGCTCGACTCCGACTTCATCGTCGTCCCGCGCGAGCCCGTCTCCGGCGACCCCGGTGAGGTGCTCGGGAAGGCGGCCGAGTACGTCCTCCTGTACGCGAGCCAGCCCGTCCTCTCCGTCTGA
- a CDS encoding Dam family site-specific DNA-(adenine-N6)-methyltransferase has product MAEPILKWAGGKRQLLDELYARFPADYDRYHEPFLGGGAVFFDLEPANATVNDANPRLVNFYEQVRDQPEALVERLRSFDDPAADPDPDLPYAEETARGRSVESYYYQQRARFNRRPYEGEFDPLEEAALLVYLNRTCYNGLYRENADGGFNVPVGRYANPDWVQRDRIRAASRVLADASVRNDDFAYVLDAADPGDLVYFDPPYEPMSATASFTEYSAEGFDRADQTRLLDVASDLDDAGVSVVVSNSGVMYEPYAEAGFSVDVEGATRAINSDGANRDAVDEIVATNVSPSERRTDGQRELPEF; this is encoded by the coding sequence ATGGCCGAGCCGATCCTGAAGTGGGCGGGCGGTAAGCGACAGCTGCTCGACGAGCTGTACGCCCGGTTCCCGGCCGACTACGACCGCTACCACGAGCCGTTCCTCGGCGGCGGCGCGGTCTTCTTCGATCTCGAACCCGCGAACGCGACCGTCAACGACGCGAACCCGCGGCTCGTCAACTTCTACGAACAGGTCCGCGACCAGCCGGAGGCGCTCGTCGAGCGATTGCGGTCGTTCGACGACCCCGCGGCCGACCCGGACCCCGACCTCCCGTACGCCGAGGAGACGGCGCGGGGACGGTCCGTCGAGAGCTACTACTACCAGCAGCGCGCGCGGTTCAACCGGCGACCGTACGAGGGAGAGTTCGACCCGCTAGAGGAGGCGGCGCTCCTGGTGTATCTCAACCGGACCTGCTACAACGGGCTCTACCGCGAGAACGCGGACGGCGGATTCAACGTGCCAGTGGGCCGGTACGCGAACCCGGACTGGGTACAGCGCGACCGGATTCGGGCGGCGAGCCGCGTGCTGGCCGACGCGTCGGTTCGGAACGACGACTTCGCGTACGTCCTCGACGCCGCCGATCCGGGCGATCTCGTCTACTTCGACCCGCCCTACGAGCCGATGAGCGCGACCGCGAGTTTTACAGAGTACAGCGCCGAGGGGTTCGACCGCGCGGACCAGACGCGGCTGCTCGACGTCGCGAGCGACCTCGACGACGCCGGGGTGTCGGTCGTGGTGAGCAACAGCGGAGTCATGTACGAACCGTACGCGGAGGCGGGGTTCAGCGTCGACGTCGAAGGCGCCACGCGCGCCATCAACAGCGACGGAGCGAACCGCGACGCGGTCGACGAGATCGTCGCGACGAACGTGTCTCCGAGCGAACGACGGACGGACGGTCAGCGAGAGCTTCCGGAGTTCTGA
- a CDS encoding NAD(P)/FAD-dependent oxidoreductase has product MTEIGIVGAGAGAAAAAFALADAAPDADVTVLEKSGGLCGRAATRRHEDLTYDYGANYLKSDDDRVVELVTETLDDEGLVDVDEPVYTFDADGAVSPGRDADERKWSYRGGLTQIAKRLFARTDATVHRRTRVETVRRVESDTATGDADTGGAGDTESGEAGATNGNARWELVDATGETWGPFDRLLMNPPAPQTADLLRTAEWTSPIRDRLVDTVSDVEYRTVWTAVARYPFELDVPYYGLVNADKDHAVGWISREECKAGHVPDGETLLVVQANDDWSRAHYDRDPAENAAELAEHAAAIVGDDRLADPDWTDTQGWRYALPESGVDTDPIDAARGSGLYLIGDWVAGEPRLHAAIGNGLDVGERVADSL; this is encoded by the coding sequence GTGACTGAAATCGGCATCGTCGGCGCGGGCGCGGGCGCGGCGGCCGCAGCGTTCGCCCTCGCCGACGCGGCTCCCGACGCCGACGTGACAGTGCTCGAAAAGTCCGGCGGACTCTGTGGCCGCGCGGCCACCCGCCGACACGAAGACCTGACGTACGACTACGGCGCGAACTACCTGAAGTCGGACGACGACCGCGTCGTCGAACTTGTCACGGAGACGCTCGACGACGAGGGGCTCGTCGACGTCGACGAACCCGTGTACACCTTCGACGCCGACGGCGCGGTGTCGCCCGGCCGCGACGCCGACGAGCGAAAGTGGAGCTACCGGGGAGGCCTCACCCAGATCGCAAAGCGGCTGTTCGCGCGGACGGACGCGACCGTCCACCGCCGCACCCGCGTGGAGACGGTTCGTCGGGTAGAGAGCGACACTGCGACCGGCGACGCCGATACCGGCGGGGCCGGCGACACCGAGAGCGGCGAGGCCGGTGCTACGAACGGGAATGCTCGTTGGGAACTCGTCGACGCGACCGGAGAGACGTGGGGGCCGTTCGACCGACTCCTCATGAACCCGCCGGCACCGCAGACCGCGGACCTCCTCCGAACCGCGGAGTGGACGTCGCCGATCCGCGACCGGCTCGTCGACACCGTCTCGGACGTTGAGTACCGCACGGTATGGACCGCGGTGGCACGCTACCCGTTCGAACTCGACGTGCCCTACTACGGGCTTGTCAACGCCGACAAAGACCACGCCGTCGGCTGGATCTCCCGCGAAGAGTGCAAGGCGGGACACGTCCCCGACGGCGAGACGCTCCTCGTTGTGCAGGCGAACGACGACTGGTCTCGCGCGCACTACGACCGTGATCCCGCCGAAAACGCCGCCGAACTCGCCGAGCACGCCGCCGCGATCGTCGGAGACGACCGACTCGCCGACCCGGACTGGACGGACACGCAGGGGTGGCGCTACGCCCTGCCCGAGTCCGGAGTCGACACCGACCCGATCGACGCGGCGCGGGGGTCGGGACTGTACCTCATCGGCGACTGGGTCGCCGGCGAGCCGCGGCTCCACGCGGCGATCGGCAACGGGCTCGACGTTGGAGAGCGCGTCGCCGACAGTTTGTGA